A genomic segment from Cricetulus griseus strain 17A/GY chromosome 8, alternate assembly CriGri-PICRH-1.0, whole genome shotgun sequence encodes:
- the LOC113837150 gene encoding MLV-related proviral Env polyprotein-like — MDRTPHSKSFKDKTLSYTLLLIGCLFTPHVATNPHRVYNITWKIANLGTGEIANLSTYIGTLHDGFPPLYVDLCDLVGSDWDPSDQEPFPGYGCHHPGGRIGTRSKDFYVCPGHKPTHGCGGPQEGYCARWGCETTGEAYWKPSSSWDFITLKRREIPGYAGKGPWRCGQRACGPCYDSAGGGGFQGATPGGKCNPLILRFTDAGKRTTWDSPKVWGLRLHRAGKDPVTLFSLYRQITPLSQQSVGPNIVIADQRSPTHFQVPKPPTVPKAITPTPGAVTFSPTPDALNIEITRDPPGTRDRLLQLIQGVYQALNFSDPNKTQECWLCLVSRPPYYEGVAILGNYSNQTSAPTSCGAAMQHKLTISEVSGKGLCIGRIPSSHQELCNQVEPLSQDSRYLVAPYGTYWACSTGLTPCVSTTVLNTTIDFCILIELWPKVTYHQPEYVYSVLEKSTRYKREPISFTVALLLGGITVGGIAAGIGTGTVALQGINHFKLLQQAMHTDIQVLEESVSALEKSLTSLSEVVLQNRRGLDLLFLQEGGLCAALKEECCFYADHTGIVRDSMAKLRERLKQRQQLFESQQGWFEGWFAKSPWLTTLISTLMGPLVILFLILIFGPCILNKLTQFIRERLSVVQALVLTQQYHQLKQIDPEYPETSE, encoded by the coding sequence ATGGACCGCACACCGCACTCAAAATCCTTTAAAGATAAGACTCTCTCGTACACCCTCCTGTTGATTGGTTGTCTGTTTACCCCCCATGTAGCAACTAACCCCCACAGGGTTTATAATATCACCTGGAAAATAGCCAATCTAGGGACCGGGGAAATAGCCAACCTCAGCACTTATATAGGGACTCTACATGATGGGTTCCCTCCTCTCTATGTCGACCTATGTGACTTAGTAGGGTCTGATTGGGATCCCTCTGACCAGGAACCATTCCCAGGGTACGGATGCCACCACCCTGGGGGAAGGATAGGAACAAGAAGCAAGGATTTTTATGTTTGCCCCGGCCATAAACCAACTCATGGCTGCGGGGGGCCGCAGGAAGGGTACTGTGCAAGATGGGGATGTGAAACCACAGGGGAGGCTTACTGGAAACCCTCTTCCTCTTGGGATTTCATCACTCTCAAACGGAGGGAGATCCCAGGGTACGCAGGGAAAGGACCATGGAGATGTGGGCAAAGAGCCTGCGGACCTTGTTATGATAGTGCCGGAGGGGGAGGTTTTCAAGGCGCCACCCCCGGAGGAAAATGCAACCCTCTCATCCTAAGGTTCACAGATGCTGGAAAAAGAACTACTTGGGATAGTCCTAAGGTCTGGGGACTCAGGCTGCACCGAGCAGGGAAAGATCCGGTGACTTTATTCTCCCTGTACAGACAAATTACTCCCCTAAGCCAACAATCAGTCGGGCCAAACATAGTAATAGCGGACCAGAGATCCCCAACCCATTTTCAAGTCCCTAAACCCCCTACCGTTCCTAAAGCTATCACTCCTACACCAGGTGCTGTcaccttctcccccaccccagatgCCCTAAACATCGAGATAACCAGAGACCCTCCAGGTACCAGAGATAGATTATTACAATTAATCCAAGGAGTTTACCAAGCCTTAAATTTTTCAGACCCCAACAAGACTCAGGAATGCTGGTTATGCCTAGTTTCCCGGCCCCCATATTATGAAGGCGTGGCAATACTGGGCAACTACTCCAACCAGACCTCAGCACCTACCAGTTGCGGAGCTGCTATGCAGCACAAGCTCACAATATCTGAGGTCTCAGGAAAGGGGCTATGCATAGGCAGGATTCCTTCCTCACATCAAGAATTATGTAACCAAGTAGAGCCATTATCTCAGGACAGCCGATACCTTGTTGCCCCTTATGGAACTTATTGGGCTTGCAGTACTGGGTTGACTCCCTGTGTCTCTACCACTGTTCTCAACACCACCattgacttttgtatattgatagaACTTTGGCCCAAAGTCACATACCACCAACCTGAATATGTTTACAGCGTACTAGAGAAATCAACCCGATATAAGAGGGAGCCAATATCCTTTACCGTGGCCCTATTATTAGGAGGAATAACAGTGGGGGGCATAGCAGCCGGCATAGGGACCGGAACCGTTGCCCTACAGGGAATTAATCATTTTAAGCTTCTACAACAAGCCATGCACACGGATATCCAGGTCCTAGAAGAGTCAGTCAGTGCACTCGAGAAATCCTTAACATCACTCTCTGAGGTGGTCCTGCAAAACAGACGAggattagatttattatttttacaggaAGGGGGGCTATGTGCTGCCCTCAAGGAAGAATGCTGCTTTTATGCAGATCATACAGGAATAGTTAGGGATAGCATGGCCAAACTTAGGGAGAGGCTAAAACAGAGGCAACAGCTATTTGAGTCTCAACAAGGATGGTTCGAAGGATGGTTCGCTAAGTCCCCCTGGTTGACTACCCTTATATCCACGCTCATGGGACCTCTGGTTATTCTATTTTTGATCCTCATATTTGGTCCCTGCATTCTGAACAAACTGACTCAATTCATCAGAGAACGACTATCTGTTGTACAGGCCTTAGTCTTAACTCAACAATATCATCAGCTAAAGCAAATAGATCCAGAGTATCCAGAGACCTCTGAATGA
- the LOC118239263 gene encoding uncharacterized protein LOC118239263, whose protein sequence is MTVMIDDEGDDNEEENDVYSCVHLYLADPRGADELGLPTAAPGDVLVAFEALRVRDLYFELGKPSGLFGEGPRLEGFAIFTGDEEGGPPSSTPSQFLLSTLCRNRAAKVCSVLFGLCLVAVICVLLSLETMGQTVTTPLSLTLSHWRDVQEYAHNQSVNVRKRKWITLCSSEWPTFDVGWPRDGTFNPQTIFQVKEKIMDPGPHGHPDQVAYIVTWEALVQDPPPWVRPFLHPKGPSLLPPSNRSNRPIPSAPTPPTPLIPPNPPSHSNLYPTVVKDTKAKEKKTPKVLPPGEDQLVDLLTEEPPPYPPLPPPPEAEADSAAALAEAAPDPSPMAYRLRGRREQPVPDSTTLPLRTGLNGQPQYWPFSALDLYNWKNNNPSFSADPVRLTSLIESVLTTHQPTWDDCQQLLQVLLTSEEKQRVLLEARKNVPGVNGQPTQLPNEIDAACPLERPEWDFTTEAGRTHLRLYRQLLVAGLRGAGRRPTNLAQRSRGQEPPPEPRITLQVGGHPVTFLVDTGAQHSVLNRSPGPLSHRTAWVQGATGGKQYHWTTNRQLQLATGKVMHSFLHVPDCPYPLLGRDLLTKLKAQIHFERSEVKVTGPEGIPLTILTMSIEDEYRLHEKRTNSNNQETLDHWLAEFPQAWAETGGMGLAINQAPIIVTLKAAILPASVRQYPMPKEAREGIWPHIKRLLEQGILVPCKSPWNTPLLPVRKPGTNDYRPVQDLREVNKRIEDIHPTVPNPYNLLSGLPPNYTWYTVLDLKDAFFCLRLHPTSQPIFAFEWQDAALGISGQLTWTRLPQGFKNSPTLFDEALHQDLAEFRVRYPTLILLQYVDDILLAAKTKGECKEGTQALLQTLGSLGYRASAKKAQICQKQVTYLGYKIKDGRRWLTEARMRAILDIPTPQNPRQLREFLGTAGFCRLWIPGFAEMAAPLYPLTRPGVAFKWEEPQKKAFTDIKKALLESPALGLPDLAKPFELFIDEKEGYAKGVLTQKLGPWRRPTAYLSKKLDPVASGWPPCLRMIAAIALLVKDSHKLTLGQPLTIHAPHAVEAVIRQPPDRWLTNARMTHYQTMLLDKDRVHFGPLVTLNPATLLPLPGEPEAHDCLQVLAEAHGARSDLTDQPLPSPDHIWFTDGSSFLHQGERRAGAAVTTENQVVWAQALPPGTSAQRAELIALTQALKLAEGKRLTVYTDSRYAFATAHIHGEIYRRRGLLTSEGKDIKNKEEILALLRALHLPAALSIIHCPGHQKGDSFEARGNRRADLAAREAALTTDTTNLLALEPTNDHPFPSWDYEQRDIQTLEKLGAAKEPNGDWTYEGKTVIPYRVTKYLVTFLHKMTHLSSKKMRELLEREEEFNFLLGKNDILKQTPFQDGLKPSLLNMKQPRSLLRNCLKKSFPVMGCLRYWEQTMGPPSSPSSFTGPPTSTTGGLETPCSSL, encoded by the exons TATACAGctgtgtacatttgtatttggCGGATCCGAGAGGAGCTGACGAGCTCGGACTCCCGACCGCGGCTCCAGGAGACGTCCTGGTAGCGTTTGAAGCCCTCAGGGTGAGGGATTTGTATTTTGAACTTGGGAAGCCCTCAGG TCTCTTTGGAGAAGGCCCTCGGCTTGAGGGATTTGCAATCTTTACTGGGGACGAGGAAGGAGGGCCCCCTTCCTCGACCCCCTCTCAATTCCTTCTGTCGACTCTCTGTCGAAACCGCGCTGCGAAAGTCTGTTCTGTGTTATTCGGTCTTTGTCTTGTAGCTGTCATTTGTGTCCTCCTAAGCCTAGAAACTATGGGGCAAACTGTCACCACTCCTTTGTCCCTAACACTCTCGCACTGGAGAGATGTACAGGAATATGCTCATAACCAATCTGTTAATGTGCGTAAACGCAAATGGATTACTCTTTGTTCTTCAGAATGGCCGACCTTTGACGTAGGCTGGCCGCGAGATGGTACCTTTAACCCCCAGACTATATTCCAGGTAAAAGAGAAGATTATGGATCCTGGACCACACGGGCATCCCGATCAAGTGGCTTATATCGTCACTTGGGAGGCTTTGGTTCAGGACCCCCCTCCCTGGGTACGTCCTTTCTTACATCCCAAgggcccctctctccttcccccctctaaCCGCTCCAACCGACCCATTCCTTCGGCCCCTACACCTCCCACTCCTTTGATTCCTCCCAACCCCCCTTCCCATTCCAACCTTTACCCTACCGTGGTGAAAGACACTAAGGCTAAAGAAAAGAAGACACCTAAGGTACTCCCCCCGGGAGAAGACCAGTTGGTTGATCTATTAACGGAGGAGCCCCCGCCATATCCGCCACTGCCGCCCCCACCAGAGGCAGAAGCGGACTCCGCCGCTGCCTTGGCGGAAGCGGCCCCTGACCCTTCACCAATGGCTTATCGACTGAGAGGTCGCAGGGAGCAGCCCGTTCCAGATTCAACCACTTTGCCCCTCCGAACTGGACTGAACGGCCAACCTCAGTATTGGCCATTCTCAGCCTTGGACCTCTATaactggaaaaataataatccttcTTTTTCTGCAGACCCCGTGAGGCTGACATCTCTCATAGAGTCGGTACTCACGACTCACCAACCCACCTGGGATGATTGTCAGCAGCTTTTGCAGGTCCTCTTAACCTCGGAGGAGAAACAGCGCGTGCTACTAGAAGCACGAAAAAATGTCCCAGGAGTAAACGGGCAGCCCACCCAGCTACCCAATGAAATTGATGCGGCTTGCCCTCTTGAAAGACCTGAATGGGATTTTACCACCGAAGCAGGTAGGACCCACCTGCGTCTCTATCGCCAGTTGCTGGTAGCGGGACTCCGGGGGGCAGGACGCAGACCCACTAATTTGGCCCAG AGGAGTCGGGGCCAGGAGCCCCCCCCTGAGCCCAGGATAACACTGCAAGTCGGGGGGCATCCGGTCACCTTCCTAGTCGATACAGGGGCACAACATTCCGTTCTGAATCGGTCACCCGGACCCCTGAGTCACCGGACTGCATGGGTACAGGGAGCTACAGGCGGAAAGCAGTACCATTGGACTACAAATCGGCAGCTCCAGCTCGCAACCGGTAAGGTTATGCATTCTTTCCTCCATGTGCCAGATTGCCCCTACCCCTTACTAGGACGGGACCTATTGACCAAATTAAAAGCTCAAATACACTTTGAGAGGTCAGAAGTCAAAGTCACAGGGCCAGAGGGAATTCCCCTTACCATCTTGACAATGTCCATAGAAGATGAATATAGACTCCATGAAAAGAGGACTAATTCGAACAATCAGGAAACCCTTGATCACTGGCTTGCGGAATTTCCCCAAGCCTGggctgaaacaggaggaatgGGCCTTGCCATTAACCAGGCCCCAATTATAGTAACCTTAAAAGCTGCCATCCTTCCTGCATCCGTCAGACAGTATCCAATGCCTAAAGAAGCCCGCGAAGGAATTTGGCCACATATTAAAAGGTTACTTGAACAAGGGATTCTGGTGCCCTGTAAATCTCCTTGGAATACACCCTTGCTACCCGTTAGGAAGCCGGGAACTAATGACTACCGGCCAGTGCAGGACCTGAGAGAAGTCAATAAAAGGATAGAGGACATACACCCTACTGTCCCCAACCCTTACAATTTGCTGAGTGGATTGCCACCTAACTATACCTGGTACACAGTCTTAGATCTTAAAGACGCTTTCTTCTGCCTCCGCCTGCATCCCACCAGCCAGCCTATATTTGCCTTTGAATGGCAGGACGCGGCCCTTGGAATCTCTGGGCAGCTGACTTGGACTAGGCTACCTCAAGGGTTTAAGAACAGCCCTACCCTTTTTGATGAAGCTTTACATCAGGACCTGGCAGAATTCCGGGTTAGGTACCCCACTCTAATCCTCTTACAATATGTAGATGACATTCTCCTGGCAGCCAAAACCAAAGGGGAATGCAAGGAAGGCACTCAAGCCCTCCTCCAGACTCTTGGGAGCCTAGGGTACCGGGCATCCGCCAAGAAGGCCCAGATATGTCAGAAACAGGTGACCTATTTAGGATACAAGATAAAGGATGGACGTCGATGGCTAACGGAAGCCCGTATGCGAGCCATCTTAGACATTCCCACCCCACAAAATCCCCGCCAACTGAGAGAATTCTTGGGAACGGCAGGCTTCTGCCGCCTATGGATCCCTGGGTTTGCCGAAATGGCGGCTCCCCTCTACCCCCTCACTCGGCCAGGGGTTGCTTTTAAATGGGAAGAGCCCCAAAAGAAAGCCTTCACCGACATCAAAAAGGCTCTCCTTGAATCACCAGCCCTGGGTCTACCGGACTTAGCTAAGCCATTTGAactttttatagatgagaaagagGGCTATGCTAAGGGAGTCCTCACCCAAAAACTGGGGCCTTGGAGAAGGCCCACTGCATACCTCTCCAAGAAATTGGATCCTGTGGCATCGGGATGGCCACCCTGCCTTCGAATGATTGCCGCTATAGCCCTGCTGGTAAAAGATTCTCACAAGCTAACCTTGGGGCAGCCTTTGACCATACATGCCCCTCATGCAGTAGAGGCAGTCATCAGACAGCCTCCAGACAGATGGCTTACTAATGCCCGAATGACTCATTACCAGACTATGCTGTTAGACAAAGACCGGGTCCACTTCGGGCCTTTGGTGACTCTGAACCCAGCCACCCtgctccccctccctggggagcccgAGGCTCATGATTGCTTACAGGTATTGGCCGAGGCCCATGGAGCGAGATCCGACCTGACTGACCAGCCTCTACCTAGCCCGGACCACATCTGGTTCACGGATGGAAGCAGCTTTTTGCATCAAGGAGAACGAAGGGCGGGCGCGGCAGTCACCACAGAGAATCAGGTCGTCTGGGCCCAGGCACTCCCCCCTGGAACTTCCGCACAGAGGGCAGAACTCATAGCACTCACGCAGGCTCTAAAATTGGCAGAAGGTAAGAGGCTCACCGTGTATACAGACAGTCGTTATGCCTTCGCCACTGCCCATATACATGGAGAAATTTACAGACGGAGGGGGCTGCTTACCTCCGAAgggaaagacattaaaaataaggagGAAATCCTCGCTCTCTTAAGGGCTCTTCATCTGCCCGCTGCCTTAAGTATCATACATTGCCCTGGACACCAAAAAGGGGATTCTTTCGAAGCAAGGGGCAATCGAAGGGCAGACTTGGCTGCCCGAGAGGCGGCCCTGACCACAGACACCACTAACCTCCTGGCTCTAGAGCCCACCAACGACCATCCCTTCCCCTCATGGGACTATGAACAAAGAGACATCCAAACCCTAGAGAAATTGGGAGCCGCAAAGGAACCAAACGGGGATTGGACTTATGAAGGAAAGACTGTCATCCCCTACCGGGTAACCAAGTACCTAGTGACATTTTTACATAAGATGACACATCTGAGCTCCAAGAAGATGCGGGAGCTCCTCGAACGAGAAGAGGAATTCAATTTCCTTTTGGGGAAGAACGATATTCTAAAACAG ACACCTTTTCAGGATGGGTTGAAGCCTTCCCTACTAAACATGAAACAGCCAAGATCGTTACTAAGAAATTGCTTGAAGAAATCTTTCCCCGTTATGGGATGCCTCAGGTATTGGGAACAGACAATGGGCCCGCCTTCGTCTCCCAG CTCATTTACAGGCCCTCCAACTAGTACAACGGGAGGTCTGGAAACCCCTTGCTCAAGCTTATAA